The proteins below are encoded in one region of Streptomyces cyanogenus:
- a CDS encoding ABC transporter ATP-binding protein: MGHVVTETMVRVEGVHKSYGAGAAAVHALRGVSFEVPRGELVALEGRSGSGKTTLLNIVGGLDTPDRGRVEVEGRDLARLGESELLRLRRDRIGFVFQSFGLIPILSAAENVGVPLRLRRAEPREREERVELLLSLVGLAGHAAQRPGELSGGQQQRVAIARALANRPALLIADEPTGQLDAETGHAVMELLRAVVHSERVTALVATHDATLLDLADRVLELRDGEITEH; this comes from the coding sequence ATGGGCCATGTGGTCACCGAGACCATGGTGCGGGTCGAGGGCGTGCACAAGTCGTACGGTGCCGGGGCCGCCGCCGTGCACGCGTTGCGCGGGGTGTCCTTCGAGGTGCCGCGGGGTGAACTCGTCGCCCTCGAAGGACGGTCGGGCTCCGGCAAGACCACCCTGCTGAACATCGTCGGCGGGCTGGACACGCCCGACCGGGGCCGGGTCGAGGTGGAGGGCCGGGACCTCGCCCGGCTCGGTGAGAGCGAGCTGCTGCGGCTGCGGCGGGACCGGATCGGTTTCGTCTTCCAGTCCTTCGGGCTGATCCCGATCCTGAGCGCCGCCGAGAACGTCGGCGTACCGCTGCGGCTGCGCCGTGCCGAGCCACGCGAGCGGGAGGAGCGGGTCGAACTGCTGCTGTCCCTCGTAGGGCTCGCCGGGCACGCGGCGCAGCGGCCCGGTGAGCTGTCGGGCGGCCAGCAGCAGCGGGTCGCCATCGCGCGGGCCCTCGCCAACCGGCCCGCGCTGCTCATCGCCGACGAGCCGACCGGCCAGCTCGACGCCGAGACCGGGCACGCCGTCATGGAACTGCTGCGGGCGGTCGTCCACAGCGAGCGGGTCACCGCCCTGGTCGCCACGCACGACGCGACCCTGCTGGACCTGGCCGACCGGGTGCTGGAACTGCGTGACGGGGAGATCACCGAGCACTGA